The Streptomyces sp. Je 1-332 genome has a window encoding:
- the rpmF gene encoding 50S ribosomal protein L32 — MAVPKRKMSRSNTRHRRAQWKAATPQLAPVTVDGSAHLVPQRLAKAYERGLLRP, encoded by the coding sequence ATGGCCGTACCCAAGCGGAAAATGTCCCGCAGCAACACACGCCACCGCCGCGCCCAGTGGAAGGCGGCCACCCCGCAGCTCGCGCCGGTCACGGTCGACGGCTCGGCCCACCTCGTCCCCCAGCGACTGGCCAAGGCGTACGAGCGTGGGCTACTGCGCCCCTAG